In Cervus elaphus chromosome 7, mCerEla1.1, whole genome shotgun sequence, the following proteins share a genomic window:
- the LOC122697193 gene encoding glutathione S-transferase A2 — protein MAGKPKLHYFNGRGRMECIRWLLAAAGVEFEEKFIEQPEDLDKLKSDGSLMFQQVPMVEIDGMKLVQTRAILNYIATKYNLYGKDMKERALIDMYSEGVADLGDMIMLLPLCPPDQKDDKIAQIKEKTTNRYLPAFEKVLKSHGQDYLVGNKLSKADIHLVELLYYVEELDPSLLANFPLLKGLKTRVSNLPAVKKFLQPGSQRKPPMDEKKLEEAKRIFRIK, from the exons ATGGCGGGGAAGCCCAAGTTACACTACTTCAATGGACGCGGCAGAATGGAGTGCATTCGGTGGCTCCTGGCTGCAGCCGGAGTGGAG tttgaAGAGAAATTTATAGAACAACCAGAAGACCTGGATAAGTTAAAAAGTG atGGGAGTTTGATGTTCCAGCAAGTGCCAATGGTTGAAATTGATGGGATGAAGCTGGTGCAGACCAGAGCCATTCTCAACTACATTGCCACCAAATACAACCTCTATGGGAAAGACATGAAGGAGAGAGCCCT GATTGATATGTACTCAGAGGGTGTGGCAGATTTGGGTGACATGATCATGCTTTTGCCACTGTGCCCACCTGATCAAAAAGATGACAAAATAGCTCAGATCAAAGAGAAGACAACAAACCGTTATCTCCCTGCATTTGAAAAA GTGCTGAAAAGCCACGGACAAGACTACCTGGTGGGCAACAAGTTGAGCAAGGCTGACATCCACCTGGTTGAACTGCTCTACTATGTGGAAGAGCTGGACCCCAGCCTTTTGGCCAACTTCCCTCTGCTGAAG GGCCTGAAAACCAGAGTCAGCAATCTCCCGGCCGTGAAGAAGTTTCTGCAGCCTGGCAGCCAGAGGAAGCCTCCCATGGATGAGAAAAAATTGGAAGAAGCAAAGAGGATTTTCAGGATTAAATAA